The segment caaaatatcccagcagtgtattttttctgatgcctagatggtatagtgactgatccaatttgatcctatatctgtgttttgtacctcgatatttaattatgtcatgaaaaaatatgatgtctaaaTACACGTAGCaaaccatttgtttcatataagtccgaaggattgcaaagctttatatttagatagtgttgagggttggcccagctgacacagcaaacatcatacgtacattttggtagctatgaccctggtttattatctatgataataaaaaaacgcacagttgatttatctgaattcgtaaactaagaacgactttgccattggtagagaaatctgaacattttcatacgtaaaaaaaccctgattatacccatttatCCCAGTACACAAcaaatacctatgtgcatttcttatgtaacaaccaAGTTCCGTTGGTACCCTCAAACCGGTTTCGGCCccaaagtgttttcaggctgcatgcgacacagagattacatcttccttgctgtaactcgcgtttgatggtataaacctacacgtgttatttgccatcattcacttgatggtcagttaatgaatttatagcGGGTATAAATAGAGGGAACACTactaaaattactcgacataGGTTCATATTTGGCGTTTCTCCTGTctagagtaaatactcaacattataaattaaggtctatagtggcaaatgtattgcatttAGTGATATACTTCACCCAATAAAAATTCATTAACCAGTCGGGTCATTgattgtggagatttactggcctttTGAAGTTTTACTTGCCTCGGGCTAGCGAgccagtggctatttcgcacacttGTGTGGCACTATGGATGTTACAAGATAGTGGGTGTAGTTTTATTGATATACAACTGTTGTACATGTGACTTAAAGGGCGTGCAGCGTGCTATGGATGTTACAAGATAGTGGGTGTAGTTTTATTGATGTGCAATTGTTGTACATGTGACTTAAAGGGCGTGCAGCGTGCTATGGATGTTACAAGATAGTGGGTGTAGTTTTATTGATATACAATTGTTGTACATGTGACTTAAAGGGCGTGCAGCGTGCTATGGATGTTACAAGATAGTGGATGTAGTTTTATTGATGTACAATTGTTGTACATGTGACTTAAAGGGCGTGCAGCGTGCTATGGATGTTAGAAGATAGTGGGTGTAGTTTTATTGATATACAATTGTTGTACATGTGACTTAAAGGGCGTGCAGCGTGCTATGGATGTTACAAGATAGTGGGTGTAGTTTTATTGATATACAATTGTTGTACATGTGACTTAAAGGGCGTGCAGCGTGCTATGGATGTTACAAGATAGTGGGTGTAGTTTTATTGATATACAATTGTTGTACATGTGACTTAAAGGGCGTGCAGCGTGCTATGGATGTTACAAGACAGTGGGTGTAGTTTTATTGATATACAATTGTTGTACATGTGACTTAAAGGGCGTGCAGCGTGCTATGGATGTTACAAGATAGTGGATGTAGTTTTATTGATGTACAATTGTTGTACATGTGACTTAAAGGGCGTGCAGCGTGCTATGGATGTTACAAGATAGTGGGTGTAGTTTTATTGATATACAATTGTTGTACATGTGACTTAAAGGGCGTGCAGCGTGCTATGGATGTTAGAAGATAGTGGGTGTAGTTTTATTGATATACAATTGTTGTACATGTGGTTTAAAGGGCGTGCAGCTATCTTGAGTGTGCCTCAGTAAGTATAATGACGTCGTTGGGATTGCTATAAGGATGTAATTACGCCACGGGTGTTGTTTAGTGCATCCGTATAGAAATTACAAAAGTTACAAGAATCGCTGCATTAACTGTTTGGTGGAAGGGTTACACATCAAACGATGCCGCAAGCAACACGTTTTTAAATTCACGTAATGGCGTGTCAGCTTACGGTGGGATCAAAGCATGTAGTGGTGCAGGTCTCAGACGCGTAGTACCATGGGAAAACACACCAGCAGGGGATTGTGTTGGAACACCTACAATATAATCAGGACGAACTAGACTCTGGTCCTACAATCACTGGTATCTGTCCTGCCCATGGGTTGCTTGGTTGGTTGTGTACCGCCGAAATCAACAAggctccagctatatggcggcggtttgtaaataatcgagtctggatgaggcaatccagtgatacgAAGTATGCCcatcaatgatcaacagcatgagcatcagtctacgcaatGTGGGATACGATGGCGTGTTAACCAaaacagcgagcctgaccaaacTATCCACATACACTGTCACTGGTGACATGCATGGAATTATTGAAAACTACTACTAACCCGGATGTTGTCTGATTGTTCAGACAGACGCGCGTTAAAGTCGTCTAACACATCAGATAGGTTCTCTGAATTTTTTTACTGAACCATGTTGATAACACTTGTATATGACAAAGCATGGTAGAACTCCATGACGAGACCTAATCTCTTTATTCCATGGCAACACAACACATATGTGTCACAGTATGACTTGAATtcaattttaaaatatcagaGTACCTTCACTGTATGTCTGCGAAGTGATAGGTATTCTTGGATATTGTTCATCAGGTTACCATCTCTCTATCAGATTACCGGGTTGTGGTTAGGGAGTAGCATCTACTGTAATGTTTAAAAACAGCTTCAGTGAAATTCCTGTTTCATTCATGCGTGATCAAAGTTCGAAACGGAGTCCGACATTGGATGATACATCCTTAACATAGCACAGTCTCAAAGATTGGCAACAGAAGTGCCTCTTCCAAAACCAGCATCTGCAtgatatgtttgttatcattatTCTTTGTGGTGTTGAACTTCGCATCACAACCTGAAAGCAACACTTTCCTCTAAGCTGGTCTCTAGGTGCTCCTGCAACACCTCGGTTGAGGGGAAGTACCGGCTGAGGCACATCTCGTTAGCAAACCCATCAAACACAGGTGGTGATACTTGATCTGACTCCGAGAATGTCACGTGGAGAACCTTCATGTTCAGGCAGTCAGCATTTGACCACAACAATAAAAGACGCCTCAGTTGGTCTTGGCCAAGCTTCAGTAGAACCTTTTCCAAAAAGGAGCTCACAGATTTCTCAAAGCTTTTGTCTCTGGCATTGTCCGAGTAGGAGTAggataatttctttattaccgATGTAGCTGTCGGTTGTAGAACATTGTAAAAATCAGTAATATCGGATTCAGTGACTGCAATGAAAGTAGAGTTTGAGGAATTCTTGAAAGATCCGCTCATTTGTGTGAGTGGCCAATGTGGTCGACAGTAACAAAACTGGATAGCCATTTCAGTAAGGAATGTTCCAAGACAGTCTGCGGAAGGGAGCTGGGTGCATCCGTAAGGTGCTAAGGCAATTGCAGCCTGCGCCATAGCTGCTGGCGAGTCGTACCCATCACATCTCTCAACCTGGCCCTCCAGGTCCTTTATGACAGCTCTCTCGCTTTCCGATAGTATGCGTCTGAATGAATCCATCACTAGCATATCTGAAGCTTCCCGATCTGTAATTATCACATGTGCACAAGCCCTGGACAACTTCAACGGCCAGTAGCTTGCAAGTATCAAACCATGTGCAAGTACTCTCCCTAGGGCAACAAACAATTCTCGACTCACCAACGGCGACATTTTAGGCACAGTTTCCTCATTcccaacaaaccaacacttGTATGCCTTTCTCCAAAACTCAGTGAATATTCTGCTTGTGCACATTTCTTCGATGTCGCCATTTCTTCTATTCTGAACTAACACCAGTAGATCACAGCCCACGACGGATGGGTCGTCCTTGTAGAatttgatgacgtcatcaacGACCGAGTCTCGCGAGATCATCATGGTGCGAGCTGTCCCGAGGTTCAGCCTCTCCAGTAGAGACAGGGACTGTATCTTGCAGACATCACCTTGGGTACAAATAAATGTACAGTCAGCCACAGTGCGAAACAAGACAGCCATACATATTCTAAACAACGTGAAGAGGAGGAACAGTTAATAAATTTATATAATTTCATAATTATATTATGAGAAAGGAATATCAAAGACAATACTGCTCCACTTTGACGAGGATGATTGTATTGTATGAAAGTGAACTTTCCTGGCTGATAATAGATAATGGGGCTCATATATTAGCACACGATCGCGAGTCTCAGTGCTAGTCTCATGCGTACACATACTATTTCAAAATGGTTAGACAGCCATTCAAGATATGACAGATTAACCATAGTAACAGAAAACAACAGCACGATCTTTAAGATGTTTGAGTTGTATATTGCCTGCTAAGTATCTCGCATGCTACTTCTACACGGAAACAAACGTGGTTTCGTTCAAGCTGTTACCAGGAGAGTCTGAGGTTCCATCTTCGGATGCTGAAGGCTCGGATGACTCCATGGGTTCTTGTTTCTATACAACAGAAATTTAAcataatgattgatatttaggAGAGAACACGCTTGGCATCTGCTCTCCGTCGACGGCGTCAGAAACAGAGTGGTCCGAGGCTTGCCAAAGGAATTTGACGGTTAGGGTCGGCTGATTCGATTGatacacgtcattgtatccaacctacgtagatcggtgctcatgatctcaatcactggatagtATTGTCACGAATATttagaccgccgtcatatggatggaatattgccgattgcGGCTTTAAATcatgcacacgcacatgcataaAAACATACACTAGCCACAAAGGAGAAAAACAAAGTATTTGTACACCAAGAATAATGATCAGAGTCAATCTATCTGCCACTCACCACCCGACAGAGGGTCTGTGCGACTGGTGACGTCGGGTCCTGGGCCGGGGGAAGTTGGGGCAGGGTTCTGTAATTCAAATGCTTGACTGACACCACGCTGTCAACATGTGGACCAGAGCTATCCATCGTGCTGCTCGTGCCAGTTACAGGGACCTCTTGTCTGTCAGCCTGTGTAAAGAATATTGTACACTGATCTATGATCTATTGCTTTTGTTTCGTGAACGGCTTTCTTTGGTAGCCGGCATGGTATATGAGTTATGTACACCAAATGCTTAGGATCTACATAACATGCAGCAAACGGTCACAAAAGACGTTCTCTAAGGGAAGCGTTTTGACAAATCTCTTCTGCCCATTTCATACCTGGATCTAGATATTATAAGATATGTTAGACTTTGATATTCAGGTTGCCCGGTGGGTTTATTAGTTTGACAgccattgttgtttttgaacaTGTGCATTTGATAGACAATGTTCAAACTTGCCAGGAAAGCAAGTCGTACCTACTTTTGATTATAATAACGTCATACATAACCCACCGAACCAGTTTACTCTGTGTCACTTTAAGGACTTTTCATGTTAAAGTGCCTACATTTAAACTGCTAGGAATGATGTCGTCATGTTCAACTACCTACACTTACACTCCTAAAAGTGATGTCTTCGTGTTGAACTACCTACACTTACACTCCTGAGAGTGATGTCTTCGTGTTGAACTACCTACACTTACACTCCTGAGAGTGATGTCTTCATGTTGAACTACCTACACTTACACTCCTAAAAGTGATGTCTTCGTGTTGAACTACCTACACTTACACTCCTGAGAGTGATGTCTTCGTGTTGAACTACCTACACTTATACTCCTAAAAGTGATGTCTTCATGTTGAACTACCTACACTTACACTCCTAGAGAGAGTGATGTCTTCGTGTTGAACTACCTACACTTACACTCCTGAGAGTGATGTCTTCGTGTTGAACTACCTACACTTACACTCCTGAGAGTGATGTCTTCGTGTTGAACTACCTACACTTACACTCCTGAGAGTGATGTCTTCGTGTTGAACTACCTACACTTACACTCCTGAGATTGATGTCTTCGTGTTGAACTACCTACACTTACACTCCTGAGAGTGATGTCTTCGTGTTGAACTACCTACACTTACACTCCTAGAGAGAGTGATGTCTTCATGTTGAACTACCTACATTTAAACTGCTagtaatgttttcatgttgaactACCTACACTTACACTCCTAGGAATGATGTCTTCATGTTGAAC is part of the Haliotis asinina isolate JCU_RB_2024 chromosome 6, JCU_Hal_asi_v2, whole genome shotgun sequence genome and harbors:
- the LOC137287427 gene encoding uncharacterized protein isoform X1; this translates as MSDLIVHVGRTTSKEADKESVAGRFEITHRQLTTAQAKLVVAQAVSEDPRSLVSQEFQEHTSSFGPIRDPVTKIGWTKKGPRERRVFERFIYCLPDILSFVPSFTSTVERDLHLKREYQCMGYGYPSRDYNNGYPRPSCILINQTAEEFREFLVKLYPNLEGRDVQVYRMDRQKKLLKVVSGTPRELKDMNYKGIIVIIPRSVSADRQEVPVTGTSSTMDSSGPHVDSVVSVKHLNYRTLPQLPPAQDPTSPVAQTLCRVKQEPMESSEPSASEDGTSDSPGDVCKIQSLSLLERLNLGTARTMMISRDSVVDDVIKFYKDDPSVVGCDLLVLVQNRRNGDIEEMCTSRIFTEFWRKAYKCWFVGNEETVPKMSPLVSRELFVALGRVLAHGLILASYWPLKLSRACAHVIITDREASDMLVMDSFRRILSESERAVIKDLEGQVERCDGYDSPAAMAQAAIALAPYGCTQLPSADCLGTFLTEMAIQFCYCRPHWPLTQMSGSFKNSSNSTFIAVTESDITDFYNVLQPTATSVIKKLSYSYSDNARDKSFEKSVSSFLEKVLLKLGQDQLRRLLLLWSNADCLNMKVLHVTFSESDQVSPPVFDGFANEMCLSRYFPSTEVLQEHLETSLEESVAFRL
- the LOC137287427 gene encoding uncharacterized protein isoform X2 translates to MSDLIVHVGRTTSKEADKESVAGRFEITHRQLTTAQAKLVVAQAVSEDPRSLVSQEFQEHTSSFGPIRDPVTKIGWTKKGPRERRVFERFIYCLPDILSFVPSFTSTVERDLHLKREYQCMGYGYPSRDYNNGYPRPSCILINQTAEEFREFLVKLYPNLEGRDVQVYRMDRQKKLLKVVSGTPRELKDMNYKGIIVIIPRSADRQEVPVTGTSSTMDSSGPHVDSVVSVKHLNYRTLPQLPPAQDPTSPVAQTLCRVKQEPMESSEPSASEDGTSDSPGDVCKIQSLSLLERLNLGTARTMMISRDSVVDDVIKFYKDDPSVVGCDLLVLVQNRRNGDIEEMCTSRIFTEFWRKAYKCWFVGNEETVPKMSPLVSRELFVALGRVLAHGLILASYWPLKLSRACAHVIITDREASDMLVMDSFRRILSESERAVIKDLEGQVERCDGYDSPAAMAQAAIALAPYGCTQLPSADCLGTFLTEMAIQFCYCRPHWPLTQMSGSFKNSSNSTFIAVTESDITDFYNVLQPTATSVIKKLSYSYSDNARDKSFEKSVSSFLEKVLLKLGQDQLRRLLLLWSNADCLNMKVLHVTFSESDQVSPPVFDGFANEMCLSRYFPSTEVLQEHLETSLEESVAFRL